One genomic segment of Stigmatopora argus isolate UIUO_Sarg chromosome 18, RoL_Sarg_1.0, whole genome shotgun sequence includes these proteins:
- the LOC144093261 gene encoding parvalbumin, thymic-like, whose amino-acid sequence MAMSDVLAVSDITSAINACKAKDSFNPKMFFKVVGLSKKTSTEIERVFNILDQDKSGFIEQDELQLFLQNFSKGARTLTAAETRAFLLEGDSDGDGKIGWEEFSALVKSS is encoded by the exons ATGGCCATGAGCGACGTTCTCGCCGTTTCCGATATTACCTCTGCCATCAACGCGTGCAaag CCAAAGACTCGTTCAATCCAAAGATGTTTTTCAAAGTGGTGGGTTTGTCGAAGAAGACTTCAACTGAGATTGAGAGGGTCTTCAACATCTTGGATCAGGATAAAAGTGGATTTATAGAGCAGGATGAGTTACA GCTGTTCCTGCAGAACTTCTCCAAAGGTGCCAGGACACTAACGGCCGCCGAGACCAGGGCTTTTCTGCTGGAGGGGGACTCGGACGGCGACGGGAAGATTGGATGGGAAG AGTTTTCAGCGTTGGTCAAGTCTTCATAA